A window from Fragaria vesca subsp. vesca linkage group LG5, FraVesHawaii_1.0, whole genome shotgun sequence encodes these proteins:
- the LOC101311379 gene encoding uncharacterized protein LOC101311379 — protein sequence MGFFKKILVNLGFSKDDDHEVKDKEEEEDDNDSQPHSQAQFRDTGLPRKGFSVPVQVSVDRPLPGPILIPCRSGDGGVQGLRWHAKRLRMDEDGDVADEFLDEVFSDKSASSRGNRRFEVKSSTKPAKVKSQALSEDGRIQQRVEYRGRSLWI from the exons ATGGGGTTTTTTAAGAAGATATTGGTGAATCTAGGGTTTTCCAAAGACGATGACCACGAAGTCAAAGACAAAGAGGAGGAGGAGGACGACAACGACAGTCAGCCCCATAGTCAGGCCCAGTTCCGAGACACCGGACTTCCCCGTAAAGGCTTCAGCGTCCCTGTTCAGGTCTCCGTTGACCGTCCTCTCCCCGGCCCGATTCTCATTCCTTGTCGTTCCGGCGACGGCGGCGTTCAG GGTCTAAGATGGCATGCAAAGCGACTCAGGATGGATGAAGATGGAGATGTAGCAGATGAATTCTTGGATGAGGTCTTCTCAGATAAGTCTGCCAGCAGCAGGGGAAACAGAAGGTTTGAAGTGAAGTCCAGTACGAAGCCAGCTAAAGTGAAGAGTCAGGCTTTATCAGAGGATGGAAGAATCCAACAGCGAGTGGAATACCGAGGTAGATCCTTGTGGATATGA